A segment of the Methanofollis fontis genome:
CCCGGTCACCACCCTCTTCGACACACTCGGCACGGTTACCGCCTCCCTTGAGGCGAACCTGACCGGTATCCCGGCAGGCGCCGCCGTCCAGACAACGGTCTCCGCCAACGTCTCGGCCGATGCCATGAGCGCCTTCCAGCTCGCCGCCACCGCGGACGGTCTGAACCTTGACGCCGTCGCCTACACGCTGAACATCGTCAAGACCAACCTCACAAACGGACAGGACATATCCGACGCCACGATCCGCATGGCCGTGAGTCAGGCCTGGGTCGACTCCCACGGCGGCGTCGATGCGGTTGCGATCATCAGGTCCGCGGAGGACGGCACCAAGGAAGTGCTGGCGACAACCTACATCGGCCTCGACGCCGACGGCAACCTGATATTTGAAGGGTATTCGCCGAACGGCCTCTCGGTCTTCGGTCTGGCTGCGGCCTCCGCCTCCACGACCCCGAGCGGTTCCTCCTCGTCTTCGGGCGGTTCCTCGAACGTCGCCTCGTTCGCCGGTTCCGTCCCTGCCGGTGCGACCAGAACCTTCACCGTGACTCAGACTGCGGTCAAGCAGATCGGCGTCACAGCAAAGGACGACATCGGCGATCTCCTGATCACCGTGAAGGCGGTGTCTCTGCCGTCCGAGATCGAGGCGCCCGTGCAGGCGACCTACCAGATCCAGGAGATCGCCCTGTACCGTGCCGACACTGCGGCGATCGGTTCGGCGGCGATTGAGTTCGCCGTCCCGACGTCCTGGCTCGATGCCCGCGGCCTCACAACCGACGACATCGTGCTGCTGCGGTACGTCGACGGCGCCTGGACGACTCTCCCCACCACCTTCGTGGAAGAGAAAAATGGGTTCGCGTATTATTCCGCCGAAACGCCGGGCTTCTCGTACTTCGCCATTGCGGTAGAGAAGAGTGTCCAGGCCGAGGCCGGAGAACCCGCGGCCGAAACGACCACCGCAGCAGTGTCGATGACGACGTCTGCAACCGGAACCACCGCTGCGGCGACCACGCCGCAGCCGTCGCCCCTCCCGTGGTTCGTTGCGGTTGTCGCTATTGGCGCCCTTTTCCTCCTGAGGAAACACTGAATATTTTCTTTTTTTGCGGAACGTGTCAACAGGATCCGATGTACTATTCTCAAATGGCAATGCTGATATTGCATCCTGAGATATGAGGATCTGTTGATTACACCTTTTCTGATGAAAAAGGAGATTAAAATGAAAATATTGAACAAACGACCTCACATTGGATGGTGCACAATCGCCATTCTGGTCCTGATCATGGCGGCGTTCTGCATCGCTCCGGTAGCAGCGGACGATATCGGCGGGATCCAGATGCCAGGCGCTAAGAACTTCGACCTGATCCTCTCCAATGGGCTGACGAAATACTTTAAGTTCGAGGGAGGGGGATTGAACGCCCTTCATATCACCACCGACCCCGATGAACCCTACGGGCAGGTGACGACCACCGAGGAGCACTCCGGTGTTTTTTACCTGACCAACACCGGTGGCAGAGGTTTTGACGATGACATGATCCTGATGATTGCGGTCAACGGAACGATATCTGACGATTTTGCCGTACACATCAGGGCGAGCGGCTACCGCTGGACTCCGACGCCGGTCCTGAACCAGCCTCCAACAACCGATGAGATCGAATATATCGACGGGAGTTACGAAGGAACGATCACCAGGAGCGACTTTGCATACCGAGCGCAGACCTGGAAACCGGCAGGGGACAACGCCCCGGGGAACTATCCTCTCTATTATGGACAGGACATGTCGGACACCTCCAATACGTTCCAGCTGGTGTTTGTGGACCTGAACACTGGCAACCTCGGTGCAAACGCCATGATCCCGGAGATGATCGACAACGGAGCGGTGAAGATCGAATACGAGATCGAAAACCTCCACGGGCTTGCATCCTTCAGCACCTATGGGTGGTGCAACCAGTCCAATCAGGGTCAGGGGATCTCCTGGACAAACCGTCTGTCCGGGGCGGGCAGCAGTGGTTATGCCGTGATGGGGGTTCCGGAATCCCCCGGGGATTTTTCCACCGGGGGTTCGGGCGGCACCACCGAGTCCGGATATCTCGGTCAGGAGAACAGTGCCGGATCGCCGTCGACCCTCAATGGCAGCGTCTCCCTGCTTCCGATCGCCGGGACGGTGGCCCCCCTCGAAGCCGGCAGTGCCGCACCCCTCCCTCTCCCGGCGACAGACGTGAACGGGACGGTGCGGGAGGCGACCCTCTACCTCTTTCTCTCCCATTCACAGCAGAAAGGGACCGGATATGGGACCGAACCATCTTTTTCGGTTTCAATCGGCGGCGTGGACCTTTCGCCCGAACGGACCCTGACCGACCGTGAGGGAGGGGACCATGCCCCGCTCTCCGCCACCCTTATCTATAAGACCGATCCGGCATCGATCGCAAGCGGCGGCACCAACCTCATGGTCCGGAACACCGGGAGCGGCGATGCTGTCTTCACCTGTGATGGCGGCGCCCTTCTGCTCACTGTCGAAGACCCTGCGCTTCCGTCCATCACCTATGCTGTTGCAGAATGCTGCGATGCCATCGGTGTGGACATCGCCGGAGGCGTCTTCGAGGGGGATGCAGTGACGCGGGTGTTCTTTGATGGTCCTGGCGATATGGACCGGATCAGTGACAGCCGCCTGCAGGTGATCAGCACCGCCGGGACAGATCACGATGCCTCCGCCGACACCATCGGCTTCAATGACCGCGAGTGGAGCGGCGTCTTCGTGCGACAGGGGGCGGTCATGAGTGCAGAACACCTGATCGCCGATGCCGTCTTCCCCACCTCGAACGCCGCATCGGCGGCTACCGACGCCGGACCGGAGGCAGCGTTTGTCACCCGTCTCTTCCTCCTGGTCTATGCCGGCGGGGAGATGGACATATCTGAAACTGGTTCAGATTGGGGCGGAGAGGCAAGTGCACGTTCCTATCTCGTCGAAGACGCCGTGATCTCCAAGATCACGGTCCGATCCGCACCTGGTGGTGCACCGGCCAGCGTCAGTGTCGGGGGCACGGAACGTCCCGCGGGGGTGCCGGCGGCGGAAGGGACGGTGTATGCCTACAGGATGCTGAACCTGAATGGCGGATCCTCCGCCCCTCTGGATATGACCGTCCGGTTTTATGTCCCCGCATCGTGGCTCTCGGAACAGGGGATCGATGCAGATGGAATATCCTTGCAGGAATACCGGGACGGGGCATGGCATTCCCTCAGGACAGAGCACCTCGGTCATGCGGACGGAGAGGAGGAGTATCTGGCCGACGCCGTCACCGCCTCCCTGCTGGCCATCGGTTCTGTCGCATCGGGGGGTTCGATCGGGGGGACAGCAACCGCAACGCCGCTCCCCGTAGATACGGACGTTCAGCAGTCTCCTATGGGTGTGATGGTGGCGCTCGGCGCCTGTGCTATCCTGATCCTGGCGAAACGACGCTGATCGCTTTTTTCTGGATGCCATACCCGCGGATGGGTGGGGGTGGCAGACCTCATTTCTTCATTTTCTGTTGAAATTACCCTCCAGAATCCTCCGATTTCCCGGGTTGGCCAGAGTTCCTGTAAAATATTTATTATTAACTGCTCGACAAATGAGTAAATGTAAAATAAACTCGCTTACTTTTGTCGATTAACCAAACATTCTTATAGCGTCCTGAAGATAATACAATCCTGTTATCGATCGGGGCCAGTTTAACGGTGTTTATTGACTTTCTCGGTCCGGATCGTGCTTTTCAATCTCACTGACAGGTGACGCATGATGAAAATAACCACACCCACCAGGGACGCCGGTGCAGGAGGGGTGGTGGCAGTTTTTGCCGCCCTTCTGCTGCTGATGGTCTGCACCATCGCACCGGTGTCTGCGGCGGAGCTTCCTGATGAAGATGTCATCTTCATCGAGGTCGCAAACCCGCCGGTACAGTATGACTCCCCATTAAACGGCACATATATGATTTATTTTGCCGGGGGAGGCCTGAACGCACTCCATATCACCACCAACACCTCGGAATCTTTCGGGCAGGTCACCACCACGGATGAGCAGTCCGGCACCTTCTATGTCGCCGACACCGGCGGCAAGGGCGGGTCGCAGGACATCCTCCTGATGATCGCCGTGAACGGCACGATTCCGGATGATTTCTCGGTGGAGATCAATGCAAGCGGTTACACCTGGGGCGAGATCATCGATTCCGATTATCACACCCTCACCGACGGTGACATCACCTACGAAACCGGTGCGGTGGACCTGACCCTCACAAAGGACAACTTCACCTACGGTCCGCAGACCTGGAAGCCATACAAGGCCGGAGAACCCCTCCCTGTCCATTATGGGCAGGACATGAGCGATGCCGACAACACCTTCCAGCTCCTGTTTGCCGACCTCCATGTGGGCGCTCTCAACCCGGCGAAGATCGATGCGATCGACTCCCTGACCGATAATGGTCTGGCCAGAATCGAGTATTCGATCAGCAACCTGGGTGATGGCGAGATCGTTGCCTTCAATGCATACTCCTACCGTCTCTCCGCGGATTATACAGAGTTCCCGATCAAGGGCGGCAGCGGATGGACAAACGATGTTTCCGCCGCCAGCTCAAAGCCGAGCGGGTATGTCGTGAGTGCACCTGAGACCGACGTTCTCTTCAACGGCACGGTCAGTCTCGGTGAGGGGAATGTGACCGTGACCTCCTCACAGGGTAATGACTACTCGATCCCGGTGCGTACCCCTCTCGGAGCCCTTGACACGGTCGCGGATTGTGAAGGCTTCTCCTATGCGGTCTCCGACAAGAAATGGGACAGTATGGGCATCCTGCTCCTTGACGACATCGGTGCCTATCCCTATGTGAAGGGCGGGAACAGCTGGGTCTGCTACGTCAACGGCAACCTGCTCGACGACTACGGCAACCCGACCACGGAGGGCCTGAACGTCTATGCCCTTCAGGACGGGGATGTGGTTGACTACTACTATGGCGCCGACGGCGTGACGGCTGAGACGGCCGAAGCGGCGGTTCACATCGTCGTATCCACCAGTTCTGGACCCGATGTGCTCTACTCTGGAGTTCTCCCTCTCCCCGAAGGTAACGTGACCGTGACCTCCTCACAGGGTAATGACTACTCGATCCCGGTGCGTACCCCTCTCGGAGCCCTTGACGCCGCCGCACAGGCCGGCAATTTCACCTATGCGGTCACCGACAAGAAATGGGACAGCATGGGCATCCTGCTCCTTGACGACATCGGTGCCTATCCCTATGTGAAGGGCGGGAACAGCTGGGTCTGCTACGTCAACGGCAACCTGCTCGACGACTACAGCAACCCGACCACCGAGGGCCTGAACGTCTATGCCCTTCAGGACGGAGATAAAATCGTCTATTGCTATGGTCCAGACGGCGTCACCGCCGAAACGGCCGAGGCGACCGTTGAGATCACCGCCAGTCTGACCGCTGCCGAGATCATCTACAGCGGCGAGCTCACTATCGGGGACGGCAATGTGACTGTGACCTCTACCGAGGGCAGCGACTATTCTATCCCGGTGCGCACGCCGCTCGGTGTTCTCGACACTGCCTCTACGGCAGGTAACTTCACCTATGCGGTCACCGACAAGAAGTGGGACAGCATGGGCATCCTGCTCCTCAACGACATCGGGGCATACCCCTATGTGAAGGGCGGGAACAGCTGGGTCTGCTACGTCAACGGCAACCTGCTCGACGACTACGGCAACCCGTCCACCGAGGGCCTGAACGTCTATGCCCTCGTAAACGGCGACAAGGTGGCCTATTATTACGGTGCTGACACTGCGAACGCCACCACTGCTGAGGCTGCCGTGCTGATCACGGTCAAGACCGGAGCCGCACCCGGGGACTGGACCCTCGAGATGGGCGGGGCACAGAATGTCACGGTTACAAAGGCCTATTTCGAGAGTGGCATCACCTGCGGCCATGGCGCCTCATGGACCGACCCCGAAAATTCCGCGGTCTGGGAGGGCATGCCCCTCTGGTACCTCGTCGGCATGGTCGATGATGTCGAGTCCGGCGGCCATTACACCTTCAATGACGCCCTTGCAGCCGAGGGTTATTCGGTGAAGGTCACATCCAGCGACGGCTACTCGGTCAATATCCCGAGTGCCGAGATGGCCCGCAACAATGGTTTCATTCTGGCAAACACCCTGAATGGATCGGTGCTGCCGGAGACGATCGGTGACAAGAACAAACCCTGCTGGCCGCTCCAGATCAAGGGGGCGAACGCCAGTGCCGGTCAGCTCGTCGGCGGCATCGCCTCGATCGAACTCGTCGGGCTGCCCGACCCCTCTGAGGGCTGGACCCTGAAGGTCTGCGGTGTGGTCAACGACACCATCACCCAGGAGGAGTTCGAGGAGTTCGGCTGCCACGGCGGCGTGAACTATACGGACAACCAGGGCATCGTCTGGACCGGTGTGCCCCTGTGGTACCTCGTGGGTGTCTCCGACAACCTGGAAACCACCGACCACTGGACCTTCGACGACGCGCTGGCCGCCACCAACTACACCATAAAGGTGATCGCAAGTGACGGATGGTCGCAGGAGTACGGCAGCGTTCAGGTCGCCGAGAGCAACGGCTACATCCTGGCGAACCTGATGGACGGTCAGCCGATCCCGGAGACCGACAGTTCGTACCCGCTCAAGCTCGTCGGTGACGACGTTCCCAAGAAGGTGAAGTCCGTCGCCGAGATCGACCTCGTCAACCTGATCCCGGCGCCCCCGGTAGAGGGCGAATGGAATCTCCAGCTGCTCGGGAAGATCGACTACACCTGCACCGAGGCCTTCTTCGAGGAGGCAGTCGCCTGTCCGCACCACACCGTGACCTGGACGAACCAGGAGACCGGTGAGACCTGGGGCGGCATTGCTCTCTGGGAACTCTGCGGCTTTGTGGACGACCGCATCCCCCATGGTTCGGACGGATTCAATGATGGCGTAGCGACTGCGGGCTACACGGTGATCGTCACCGCCAGTGACGGCTACTCCAAGGAGTTCAGCAGCAAGGACCTCGCACGGAACAACAACTATATCGTTGCAAACACGCTCAACGGAACCCCGCTCTCTCAGGAGGGCAGCAAGGCCCCCTGGCCATTGAGGCTGGTGGGATCGGATGTCTCCGGCAGCAACAGTGTCGGCGCCATCGCCTCGATCGAACTGACCGACTTCCAGAAGCCGACCGAGATCCCGACGATCCATGTCGTCAGCTATGATGCCGACGGCACCACGATCATCGACGAGATCACCGTCGACTACACCTGGATGGAGGAGAACCTCCCGGTCTACGGCGACGGCGAGACTGTCTATCACTTCCAGGGCCCGACCTTCGACCCCGATGACCTCTGGAACCCGGCTGAGGACAAAAACGCCATCCCGGGCAAGGTCTTCGGCGCCGTAATGGGCACCTCGATCAAGGACCTCTGTGACCTCGTCGGCGGCATGTCTGAGGGTACCGAGATTGTTCTCGAGGCGACCGACGGTTACAAGACAAAGATGAACTATACGAACATCTACTCGCCGCTCGATCGCCAGGGCACGGCCATCCTTGCCTGGTACAAGGCGGATGAGGGCTACATACCCGACTACGCAAACGGCTACCGCCTCTACTTCACCACACCCGATACGATCTTTGGCAACGAGGACATGCGTCTCTGTCTCGATGAGGCCTACTGGCACTACTACTGGAACGAAGGCATCCAGTACCCCTCGGCGGCAGGCATCTCGGCCAGGAACGTTGCAACGGTGAAGATCTATCACCCCGAGAAGGACTGGAGCCTCTCCCTCGAAGGCACCATCTCCACCGATATGAGCAAACACTACTTCGAGGAGGGCATCGCCTGCGAGGCCAGTCACCGCGCCACCTACACGGACACCAAGGGTCGTGTGTGGGAGGGCATGCCCTTCTGGCGGATCATCGGATGGGTGGACGACGACAACGAACACTCCGGCGCCGCCTTCAACGACACCATGGCGGCGATGGGCTACACCATCCATGTGATTGCAGGCGACGGCTATGAGCAGACCTTCACCAGTCAGGAGATCGCACGGAACAACAACTACATCCTTGCGAACAGCGTCGATGGTCACCACATCGATGCCGAAGACTCGGCATGGCCCCTGAAGCTGGTCGGCATCAATGTCTCCGGCAACGGTAAGGCGGTCAAGAACGTCGTCAGGATCGCCTTCATCCCGCCGAATGAAGGACAGGAAGAAGTCATCGAGACCGGAAACATCACGGCAGGGGACGAGAAGGACTTCCCGGTCAGCAACAGCACATTCTCGAACATCACCCTGAAGGCGGCGTCCGACATCAGTGGTGCCGAGTTCGCCGTCTCGACCGTGGCCAAACCGCCGGCATCGGAGGGCACACCCAACGCAACGGTCTACTCCTATGTGCACGTCGTCTATCCGTCGGCACAGGAGGCCATCGCTGAGGCGTTGATCACCTTCTCCATTCCGACCGACTGGCTCTCGGCCAACAACATCGGTGTTGGAGATGTGATCCTCTACCGCCGGCACAACGATACCTGGACCGAACTCCAGACCACCTACGTCGAGACCCGTGACGGGGCGGCATGGTTCGAGGCAACAACGCCGGGCTTCTCCTACTTCGCCGTCGGCGGCGTGTCAATCCAGCCGACACCCACACCGACTCCCACTCCGACACCCGTCCCCTCATCGGGCGGCGGCGGCAGTTCCTCGGCCTCCGCAGTCTCGGGTTCGATCCCGGCAGGCGGATCGATGACCTTCAGCATTACGGACACTTCGATCGCCCGCATCACCGTCGATGCGAAGGACCAGATCTCCGGCATGCTCCTGACGGTTCAGAAGGCCGGCCTTCCGACAGGCATGGCGATGCCGGACGGAGAGGTATATGAGATCGAGCAGATCACCGTATATCGTGCTGATTCTGCATCGATTGCCGGTGCTGAACTCACGTTCGCCGTCGAATCCTCATGGCTGACGGCACACGGTCTGACCACTGCGGACGTCGCACTCATGCATGAGGTCGACGGCGCCTGGCAGACACTTGAGACCACCTTTGTCGAGGAGCGGGACGGGAAGGCGTACTTCACCGCCAGAACTCCGGGCTTCTCGTACTTTGCCATCGTCGGCGTGAAGGGTGCCGCAATCCCGGCAGAAACCACCCCGGTTCCGGTGACCACGAGTGCCCCGGCAGCGGAGGCAACCACGGTGCCGGCGACCACGGCACCGGCCACCACCCCGGCCCAGAGCCCGGTCTTCTGGGCTCTGCCCTTCATTGCCCTCGGGGCCCTCCTGATCCTCAGGAGAAAATGAACACACCATTTTTTTTGCTCTGAGCGTGACGCCATGAGACAGGAACTCCTTTTTGTTGCGGTGATTGCTGCACTGGCTCTGGGTGTGATCATATCCCCCGCAGCAGCAACAACCACCGAGGTGCACATCGTCAGGTATGCACAGGACGGGACGACAATCCTGAACGAGACAACGGTGGACTACCGGTGGATGGAGACGAACCTCCCGGTCCTTGGTGACGGCATGACACACTATTATCACCAGGGCCCCACCTTCAACGAATCTGATATCTGGGATGCGGGCGAGTATCAGAACGTGGAAACACGTGATTTCGGGGCGGTGCAGGGGACATCGCTGAGTGCCCTGTGTGATCTCGTCGGCGGGATGAACGCAGGTGACACCCTGCGCATCACGGCAGAAGACGGGTTCTACAAAAACATCTCGTACGAGACGGTGTATGGGACGGATCCGCGAAAGGGGACGCCAGGGCTTGCATGGTATGCGGGGGAGGAATCCTTTGAGGGCGATCCCCAGGGCACCGGATATGTCCCGGCATATTACAACGGGCTACGCCTGATCTTCTTCGCCGACACCTCCTCCAACCCGTGGGGATGGCATGTCTTCGGCAACACCGATATGCGCGAGACGCTCCCTGAGGAGGAGTGGCACCTCTACAATGGCAAATGGCCCTCGACCAGCGGCCTATCCGTCAAGACGGTGAGCGACCTGGAGATCATCCCGTCATCTGCAGGGAGTGCGGAGGCGCCTGCGACAACACCGGCACAGTCGGCACTCTCTCCAATCGTTATCATCACCGGACTCCTGGCGGTTGCCTGTTGTGCGAGGAGATGAAGCGGTGATGTATCTGAGGTTTATCTGGGCTGTTCTGCTTGTTCTTCTGGTCTGTGGGGCTGCACCGGTAAGTGCGGCGACCACGTCGCTCACCATCACCAAACTCGCCTCCGATGACACCACGGTGCTGAACGAGACGACTGTGACATGGACCTGGATGCGGGACAATCTCCCGGTCTATGGTGACGGGATCACGGTCTACTACAACCAGGGTCCGGTCTTCGAGGGCGCATGGGATGACGTCCACCCGGACGAGCCCTACGACCCCTGGAACCCGACCGAGGACGTGAACATCGAGTACAAGGATCACGGCGAGTTCAGGGGGACAAATGTCCTCGATCTCTGTGCTCTGGCTGGCGGGACATCAGGCGGCGACATGGTGACCATCCGGGCCACGGACGGCATGAGCAAGACCTGGCCCGCCGAATATGTCATTGATCCCGATCCCGGACAGGGACCGATGGTGATCGGATGGGACCACGGGAAGGATCTCGGCACGGTTGAGGAGGGTTTCACTCAGGGGATGCGCCTCTACTTCCTGGCCCAGACCACCAATGCGGCCGGTCAGCATGTCTGGGGCAACTGGGACATGCATGAGGCATGGTCCGAGGACTACTGGTACTATTATAATGGCGAATATCCGTCGGCGTCAGGGAATTCGGTGTATTATGTCAGCGACATCGTCATCCACAGCCAGATCGATCCCTCATCTGGTGACGGCGGTGGCGATGGTGACGGCGGATCACAGGGAGGGTTTATGGGATCGTCCCTGAATCAGGACCTGCACGGGAGCGTGAATGGCAGTATATACGTGATCAGGACGGAGGGTCCTGCATGCCGGATCGGCAGCGGGGAGTCCTGCACATTTTACCTGGACCTGACCGGGCTGAACCGGACAGATGACGGGTATTTCTACCTCTTCGGGACGAACAACACGGACGCGAGAGGGGAAGAGGAGACAGGCATCGGTCTGCTCCTCGGCACGCAACCGGTGACGCCGTCGGCATATTATGCCGATGCCGGCGACACCTCTGCCGCTCCGGTGTCCGAGACCTGGCGGTACGACCTCGACGGAACGATTTCAGGCACAAACCTATCGGTCATTGTCACAAACCGCGGCTCTCCGGGCAGTGCCGTGACGATGTATGGCGGCGTGCTCGTCGCACCGTCAGGGGGAGGAGAGAACCGGACTGCATGGTGGATTGCAGAGGGTGCGGATACGGTGCAGGCCGACCCTGATCAGGGGGTATTTGAAGACGATGCCACGACGACTGCCACCTTCGCACAGATCACCGGCATGGATGCGACTGCCCTCGGTGGGTTTGTTGCCGTCACGACCGGCGCCTCGGGGAATGATACACGGAGCAACAGGGTCACATTGAACAGCGGCGAATGGATCAACCTGCTCACCGCTGGCCCGGATGAGATCAGCATCGGGCGGGTCGATGTCACCCCCTACCTGCACACCGGGAAAAATACCGTTTCAATCTCGAGCATACCCTATAGCGAGCAGGGCGACTATCTGGAGAACAGGCTGGTCATCCTGACCGTGACCGAGACACCCCTGCCCCAGACCACTCCTTCCATGCCGACCACCATGGCGGCGGAGAGCTTCGAACCCACGGAGGCGGCAACAGCAGCGCCCACCGGCGAGGCGCCATCAATCACACCGATAAAGAGTGGACCGGCGGAGAAGGGGGGAGGCATCTGGGATGGATTTTTCAGGCTGATCGGTCTTGAGAACGGCATATCTGATCTCCCCCTGATCGGACCCCTTTTAGGGGGCGGGGATGAAGAGGAGAACAATGGGTCGGCCATTTCGGCACCGGTCGACTCTCATCCCGCAGCAGAGGCGACGATCATGCCTCCTTCCGGTACCGCTCCGGCGAACGCCACCATCACGGTCATCACACACCCCGAGGGTGCGCAGGTGTTTCTGGATGGCGAGTATTCCGGCCGGATCACCCCCCTTCATCTGGAGGAGGTCCCGACCGGTCATCACACTCTTGCCCTCCATCTGGCCGATTACGAGTCATATGAAACCTCATTTGAACTTGAGGAGGATACGACCGTGGCAGTTACACTCGATCCGCTCAACCCGAACCTTGACGAGGACGCCTTCAGCCTGAACCTGGCGGCGATGCAGGGTCCGGACAGGCGATCAGGGGGTATATTTGTTGAGGCAACGGACGAGGGTGCGGAGATCTATATCGACGGGAAAAAGATCGATGGAACAACGCCTCAGGTGGTAAACGGCCTGAAAGAAGGGCTGCACCGTGTGAAGATCAAGATGGGCTCCACGACCTATTCACCCTCCACACTGGAGGTCTGGGTCACGGCCGGAGCGATCACCCCGGTGTTCTTCAACCGCTTCGAGCGGGGGGCGTCCCGGACGATCACCATCGACGATCCCGGCTACAGTGGTGAGTATATCTCGGTGAATGGTGTCTATACCGGCAAGAAAGTGCCGGCAAAGGTGACTATCAATGGAATTAATGCCTTTGCAGGGATTTTCCTTGAGGAAACATATCTCTCTGTCCCGATCTCGGACTTTGCCGAGGACGGGAGCACCACGACACTTGAGGACGGGATCGAAACCGTGCAGTCGATCCGGATCGGATCTGATCCGCCGGGGGCGAGGATCTTCGTAGACGGGTTTGATACCGGCATTGCCACGCCCGGCGTCATCGAACGGATCAGCCCCGGTTACCACAGGATCATGCTCAGCAAACCCGGTTTTTACCCGGAGGATACGGTGTTCCTCCTGCCCGAGCGGACGGATGAGCGGGAGATCACCCTCATCCTGGAGCCCTATGCCCATGGATCCCTGTATGTGAACTCCACCCCACAGGGGGCGCGGATCTATCTCTATGGTCTGAACACGGGAGAGGTAACACCACACCTCTTCTGTGGCATGGCGCTCGGTGCCTATGATGTGAAGGTTGTTGGACGATCTGACTCACAGACGACCGAAGATGTGCTTGTCAGGCCCAATGAGGTAACGGTCTGTGAATGCAGGCTTGAGGAGTAGCGTATGAGCGGTTGTGCGAGGGTGACAGGTCTGGTTGTGTTCCTGCTGATCATACCGGTGGCGGTGATGGGTGCGGCAAACACCAGCGTCGTCTGGGGTCCGTATGTCACCGGCACTACCGGAACGGGGGCGATCGTCTCCTGGAAGACGGTGGACCCGACGGTCGGGGCGGTGGAATATCTGCCGCCGGGGGTGAACGCCCCGCTGGTAGTGACGGATGGACGATGCACCGATCTCCACCATGTCAACCTGACCGATCTCACCCCCGGGACGTCGTATACCTATCAGGTCCGGGTGAACGATAGCCCGGGTCCGGATGGATCGTTTTCGACTTTCGGGAACGGACCGGTGAAATTTGTTGTCTATGCCGACACCCGCGCCCAGGTTCCCCTGTTTACCCAGATGGAACGCCACAGACTGGTTGCAGAACGGATTGCACAGGAGGATAACCTCTCTTTTGTGTTGCATTGCGGCGATTTTGTCACATTCGGGGACGATGAGGAGGAGTGGGACGATTTTTTTATGGCCGGCGCCCCGATGCTGGCCAGAACGACCATCATGCCGGTTCTCGGCAACCATGAGGGTAACCGGTCCCTGTACTATGAGATCTTCTCGATGCCGGAGTGGTATTCCTTCACCGCCGGTGATGCGCAT
Coding sequences within it:
- a CDS encoding argininosuccinate synthase; protein product: MRQELLFVAVIAALALGVIISPAAATTTEVHIVRYAQDGTTILNETTVDYRWMETNLPVLGDGMTHYYHQGPTFNESDIWDAGEYQNVETRDFGAVQGTSLSALCDLVGGMNAGDTLRITAEDGFYKNISYETVYGTDPRKGTPGLAWYAGEESFEGDPQGTGYVPAYYNGLRLIFFADTSSNPWGWHVFGNTDMRETLPEEEWHLYNGKWPSTSGLSVKTVSDLEIIPSSAGSAEAPATTPAQSALSPIVIITGLLAVACCARR
- a CDS encoding PGF-pre-PGF domain-containing protein, which produces MKITTPTRDAGAGGVVAVFAALLLLMVCTIAPVSAAELPDEDVIFIEVANPPVQYDSPLNGTYMIYFAGGGLNALHITTNTSESFGQVTTTDEQSGTFYVADTGGKGGSQDILLMIAVNGTIPDDFSVEINASGYTWGEIIDSDYHTLTDGDITYETGAVDLTLTKDNFTYGPQTWKPYKAGEPLPVHYGQDMSDADNTFQLLFADLHVGALNPAKIDAIDSLTDNGLARIEYSISNLGDGEIVAFNAYSYRLSADYTEFPIKGGSGWTNDVSAASSKPSGYVVSAPETDVLFNGTVSLGEGNVTVTSSQGNDYSIPVRTPLGALDTVADCEGFSYAVSDKKWDSMGILLLDDIGAYPYVKGGNSWVCYVNGNLLDDYGNPTTEGLNVYALQDGDVVDYYYGADGVTAETAEAAVHIVVSTSSGPDVLYSGVLPLPEGNVTVTSSQGNDYSIPVRTPLGALDAAAQAGNFTYAVTDKKWDSMGILLLDDIGAYPYVKGGNSWVCYVNGNLLDDYSNPTTEGLNVYALQDGDKIVYCYGPDGVTAETAEATVEITASLTAAEIIYSGELTIGDGNVTVTSTEGSDYSIPVRTPLGVLDTASTAGNFTYAVTDKKWDSMGILLLNDIGAYPYVKGGNSWVCYVNGNLLDDYGNPSTEGLNVYALVNGDKVAYYYGADTANATTAEAAVLITVKTGAAPGDWTLEMGGAQNVTVTKAYFESGITCGHGASWTDPENSAVWEGMPLWYLVGMVDDVESGGHYTFNDALAAEGYSVKVTSSDGYSVNIPSAEMARNNGFILANTLNGSVLPETIGDKNKPCWPLQIKGANASAGQLVGGIASIELVGLPDPSEGWTLKVCGVVNDTITQEEFEEFGCHGGVNYTDNQGIVWTGVPLWYLVGVSDNLETTDHWTFDDALAATNYTIKVIASDGWSQEYGSVQVAESNGYILANLMDGQPIPETDSSYPLKLVGDDVPKKVKSVAEIDLVNLIPAPPVEGEWNLQLLGKIDYTCTEAFFEEAVACPHHTVTWTNQETGETWGGIALWELCGFVDDRIPHGSDGFNDGVATAGYTVIVTASDGYSKEFSSKDLARNNNYIVANTLNGTPLSQEGSKAPWPLRLVGSDVSGSNSVGAIASIELTDFQKPTEIPTIHVVSYDADGTTIIDEITVDYTWMEENLPVYGDGETVYHFQGPTFDPDDLWNPAEDKNAIPGKVFGAVMGTSIKDLCDLVGGMSEGTEIVLEATDGYKTKMNYTNIYSPLDRQGTAILAWYKADEGYIPDYANGYRLYFTTPDTIFGNEDMRLCLDEAYWHYYWNEGIQYPSAAGISARNVATVKIYHPEKDWSLSLEGTISTDMSKHYFEEGIACEASHRATYTDTKGRVWEGMPFWRIIGWVDDDNEHSGAAFNDTMAAMGYTIHVIAGDGYEQTFTSQEIARNNNYILANSVDGHHIDAEDSAWPLKLVGINVSGNGKAVKNVVRIAFIPPNEGQEEVIETGNITAGDEKDFPVSNSTFSNITLKAASDISGAEFAVSTVAKPPASEGTPNATVYSYVHVVYPSAQEAIAEALITFSIPTDWLSANNIGVGDVILYRRHNDTWTELQTTYVETRDGAAWFEATTPGFSYFAVGGVSIQPTPTPTPTPTPVPSSGGGGSSSASAVSGSIPAGGSMTFSITDTSIARITVDAKDQISGMLLTVQKAGLPTGMAMPDGEVYEIEQITVYRADSASIAGAELTFAVESSWLTAHGLTTADVALMHEVDGAWQTLETTFVEERDGKAYFTARTPGFSYFAIVGVKGAAIPAETTPVPVTTSAPAAEATTVPATTAPATTPAQSPVFWALPFIALGALLILRRK